The Juglans regia cultivar Chandler chromosome 16, Walnut 2.0, whole genome shotgun sequence nucleotide sequence TTAGGCAGCATACAAACGTTTAAAGAAAGATGTGTACCATAGCGGAGGATATCCTTCTCCTCTCAGAACCTCGCTTCGACGAGGCACCACGATTTCTGGTTGATGATCCGACAGCTCTTCTACTCAGTTTCCCATTAGATAGTGATCGCTGTCATTAGATGGATAAGAACTCAGGATTCAATGATAAATGGATCTTTGAGTATAATACACACTATAATGGAAGACGAataatgttctttttttatatataagtaaaataaaattttatcgaaacaagtaaataggcatagcccaagtaaaCATGAAGTGTGCAACAaagaacacctagttacaagttaggAGCTAGAAAGTGATACAAAAAAGTCATGTAAGATGGCTCCGTTAAAAACACTAGCAGAAGCCCAGGGAAAATAAAGTATGGAGGAAGACAATTTAAGCTCATCCAGAAAACattccctatcttcaaagctcAGGCCATTCCTTTCAAGCCAAATACACTAGAAGAGACATAAAGGAGTCATTCTCCATACATAAGCAATTTGGGAATAGCCCCGAAGCCTTTTCCAACTAGCAAACAAGTCCACCACcctcttaggcatcacccatgcaAGTCCGGTCCAGTTAAAGATCTTAGCCCATAACATCATTGCCAGCTCACAGTGAAGTAAAAGATGATTCGCAGATTCACCACTCTTTTTAGACATGTAGTACCAATCCATTACAATGAGTCCACGCTTTCTCAAGTTGTCCATAGTCAATATTTTCCCAAAAGATGCAGTCCAATCAAAGAAGCAATTTTAGGCGGCACCTTACTTCTCCACATGCACTTCCAgggaaaaatatgattttgacATGACAAAGCCTTTTACAAAGATCATACAGTGAACTTCCTATTCCCGGTATTCATCCAAAGCATCATGTCTTCCTCAATGCTACCAATGTTCGAAGCatacaacaaaatgaaaaattaagaaataactCCAATTTCCCAATCATGGCCAGCTCTAAGAAAACAAACATTCCACTATGAGGATCCACTAGAGCTGTCCAAAAGATCTGACACTGATGCCTCTTGATCAAGATCCATTcggaaaagagaaggaaaaacaaTCTTGAGGGCAGAATTACCACACCCAGTATCATGCCAGAATATGATCCTAGATCCCTCTTCAATTGTGAAGCTAATAAAACAAGCAAATAGCTCACATTCATTTCCAATATTCTTCCACAAACCTACACAATGCGCACCCCTCACTTCAttagaacccccccccccccccaacacacacacacacgagcTCCCATCCCATACTCAATAATAGCCTTCCACAAAGACGGTACCGCCATAACTATTTCCCAAGAAGTGCCTTATTAAAGATCCTCAAATTTCGAACTCCCAACACTCCACTTGAAATGCATCATGTTTTATGCAATGAAAACTACTATATAACCATGAAACAGGAGTATCCAAGTAAATCTTGAAGCATGTATAGCACATAAAGCACGACAATAACTCCAGCTATTCATAACCAGAAACTCTAGAAATCAATTCTGCAACCCAATTAAATATAATAGGACatggaataaaatctatttaacgAGATTTCTTAAACAAATCTGTCCTCACAAACTCGTGAATTAGAAAGATACCCGAGAACCACCCTTGGCAGCTCTTTTCTGACGAACAAAGTCCATCAATGGTGTAACCACAAGAGCCTCTTTTGCAGCACCTGCAAGATCATAGTGAACAGAAATCATTATAAGACACACTTTATCCTTAGAAACTCCCAAGCAGCGCAAGATAATTCTCTCATTCTACTTGTATTACCGTATTCTTTAACCTTTTATCTTACTATTTTCAACAGCACGCTCTACAATATGAAATCTTTATGACTTACCACCTCTTTCTGCTTCCCTTCTCTCCAATTGTATCTCTGCACTCGGAAGATTCTCGACAGGCTTTGCAAGATATTCAAGAAACTCCAGATACTCGGGATCTAGATGTTTATCAATGAAATACTTGTATTTATGAAAAAGCAAGTGATTGCATACAAAAGTCACAGGTTAATGATCGCATTTGAAAATACTCCTTAAATttccagttatttttttttttgtcaattacCTTTTAATATTGTTCCTTCACGACCATCTTTTTTAGACCACTGTTTTGGAACACGTTGAGAAGGAGCATACTCAACAATAGTTTTAAACTGAGTGCCTGAAAAAGCAAGGGACAGTCTAGTTAAAACTTTGTGTCAATATTATATCCTGCAATTCCTTATTCAAACAAGGATAAAACAGAAAGATAGACATGAGGAGCCCCAAATCTATTTTCCAAAAAGACACCCAGCAGCTCGATAATTTTCTAAGCTGTTACTAACTGAAGAGAAAGGGCTTCATTACCCATCTGAATCAAAACTGTGGATTGAATAAAAAGATAATCACAGAAACACTGGCAACAAGATTGATGTGCCAATCAATCTCTTCAAAAGATATGAGCAAAGATTTACCCTTCTCACTAACAAACAAATGCCCATCAAAGAACTCAGCAAACTCAATAACATCCTCAGGTTTCTTGAAGTCAATATAGGCTCTAGTATAGAATTGATGCTTCATGCTGCAAAACcgtttaaaaaaacaataaaaatatgagaagGTGCGCAGCAAATGACTTGACTAAATCATAAAAACTAGACCACAGAAACCcgtattaatatatgaatttaaaagcAAAGTTGATCcatatacttcttgtgtacatggACCATGCTTATCATTATTCATCCATAAAACCTtcattacttgtaaaaaagatGGAGCTGATCCACCTAAAACAAAGTGTTTCGGAAAGAACCAATGATATATTAACTGGGCTAACAGCCCTCTGTCCAGTAGGCAATTTTCATGCAGCTAGTTTCCTTTGTCTCCCGGAAACATTTCCAGAAGGCACTATCATCTCCACAAATGGATCTATTTTCATCCAGCAACACCAAATGGAGACTAATTTGTCCTTTTAAAGTATCTTGAAGTGGAAAGAAAACCTTAAGTAGCATAAAAGGGTTCTAGTACCCCGTATCCATATGAAGTAGCAAGGTGCATAACCATCCTCATGCTTCCAAGTAACATGAATCTGAGTATTTGTTAACCATGAACCTATAACTAGATAATTATCAATGATCCAATAAAAATTGGATCAATgactgatattaaaaaaaacaaataaataggcCCTATGGTGATggtgtaagtttttttttttataattctagcAAAAGTAATCATTCATTATTTGCTTCCATTCAGTCCACCTCTTGATACCACCCAGCTCAGCAGCTATTCAGCTAATTTACTCATTTTTCCCAAGACTTAAAACAGACCTATAGATAATTTTCCACATGCATATTTGCATGTCTTGTGCGTGAAATATATTAAGCCTACTCAGTTTCAAAGAACCATTAAGTATGAAAAAATGCGAAGCTTACTCAAtccaaaaagatttcaaaacccATTCAAGCCACAGATTCATACTCCATAAACCCGAGCTTAATGGCCCCCAAAGTGTACAatcaatgaaaaatttaaagtCTATCCTACTTATTCCCAGGCATATAAACCCTAGAAAAGCATACATATCTCACCAATTCAcagaaaatcaagcaattacTCGTACATTAGATTCAATGGTCCAAAAACTATCAAAAACCCAAAGATCAGAAAGTGGACAACTAAGAAAATTGAGAGCGTTGTTAACTGACATGATACGCATATACCTACACCCGCGCGCATTCCCATTACCAATTGGACGTATTTTCCGAAACTGAAGTGTCTCAAAGCAAAttcattgacaaaaaaaaaatacagaacaTATAAATTTCACCCAAAGcataattgagaaaaaaagagaacaaaccCTAACCTCGATTTCCCTGGACGGAAAGCGACCCAGTGGTAGCGACCAGCGAAGGCGGCGTCGATTTGGTCCATCAGCGTGGCCTGAGAAATCGCCGGAGGCAGGTGCCGCAGAACCACCTTCGTCCGATCTGACAAGCCCTTCATTTCACACCCAACCAAACACagaagggaaaaaggaaaaaaaaaaaccctagagaaaaatgTAGTCGAACTTTTACGAACTGTACGCTTGAAATAGCTTCGGAACAGAGAAATTCTTCCTTGGATTACATCTTCACCGCAAGAATCGAGGCCTATTCCGTGCCCTACTCCTCAATTTCTTTCCCAAACGCCATGCGAGAGAGAGTAATGAAAAAAGAGTGTTTCCAGAGTGAAGAAACGTGGTtgggttttttcatttttgcgcTTACAGACGTTAACCATATAAACTCAAGCGTGTGCGCGCGCGCACTTGGGTTGTTCTTCTCGGGTCGGGTTGTGGTGGTGTTGAAACTTGTGCTGGAAGCTTGTTTtcgttttttaaaattattttttaagtttcaattaattatataatcagATTTTATAAGCTTATTAAATATTGCGATGATTTATTTCGAGATCTCGACTCATTTTATAACATCTTATTCGATTTTAATATTCAatcatcacttaaatataaatattttttaatttttaatttttaatattttcaataattatctaattattataatttttcaaattttcaaataaaatataaaaaaataatttaaaattttcaaatcctaaaacaaaataatatttttataattttataatttttttatttaactttttttgttatttttcaaaatcttataaatattttaaggcaaactatttcactattatttacgtatttttaattataattcacggatattttattttatttcatctcatctcaacatctaaacgagATCTTAAACACAAATTATGATGATCACCTATCTTCCTTTTGTGATTATTCTTTCTTTGacaaactttttaaatttaaagcaaaaataattatttgtttaatttccaattaaaaccCCTTCATTTTACTTATATGCGCCATGAATCTTCCACCTTAACCATTAATAAAAGTAAGATTTCCCATTTGTTACTACTTAGACCGTACAGTGTGTCAATTTTAAATGTTTCCAAGGATAAAATATAGAATCCTGAAAATTTAGGTGTTAGGATGCacttaactcaaaaaattatttgtttgcggataaaaataaaataaatattttagcaaaaaaaaaatcaacaaattaaATCACGATAATATGATGTAATGCTTTGAATGATTAACAAGAATGATATTGATTTAActtgtttttacagataagatgagttgagattaaaattaaaaattaaataaaatattattagaatatatatttttaatattatttttattttaaaatttaaaattatttattttattttatgtaaaaatttaaaaaaattataataattaaataagatgagatgaaatgaattgagaatagttataaaaataaacaataccaCGCTACAAAGAGTAGATGACCGCTGGAAAtttaccattttattttttttattttttaacatatttaaatatttttaaaaaataaaaaaatatatcaatgtattaaaaattattttcttaattattaagtaaaaaaataaaaaagacaaactcaaactcaaacgGTATATTAACATTTATCTGCGACAAATACAGCACAGCAAAGGATCCATACTACTCCTCCTATTTGGAGTAGGGCTtttgtctctctctccattCCCTGCCCCATTCATTCACTCCACCCAATAAGGGACAGATTCGACAGAATAGACTTGAATCTCTCTGCCTCTTCAGTCTTCACCCTACACCTTCcaccctctcctctctctctctctctctctctctctctctctgtctctccgcTTCCATCAAGTAAGTCCTCCTTTTCTCTCTGAGTATGTTTGTGTGTGATCAAAGTACATGTCGGTGTTGGTGTCTTTTGGCGTTATATTGCCGGTATTGCGTATGTGTTGGTGTACGAGgcgtttctttcttttcttttatttatttttcactgcTGCTTATTTCATATATTGGTTGCTTACTGGGTTTTGTATCGTAATTGGAGTTTTGCTTATGTGTTGGTTTATTCGGTGATTTTTCTTTCTGGGTTTGCTGCCGATCAAATAAACTTTGCTTATTTGTTGATTTGTTAATTGTTCCAACCTTTTGTGTTGCTGGGTTTTGTGTATGTACTTGTTGTGTTGGGTTCTAGCTGGGTTTTGTTACTTGTTATTGAACTATGCAGTACATCTCGTGTGATGGGAGATAGAATTCCACCTGGTAGTTACTTCCAGTATCCTCCTGGACTCCCTGCTTCTCCTATCAGGTCTTCTACCCTTCCTTCAGATCGAGAAAGGTTCGTTCAAAACTTAGAGCTCTGCGTTTTCTCTGTTTTACCCTgggatttgttatttttgtgcCCTCTCTTAACGGGCTATCTTCGATACATTTAAAAGCTGATACATTCACATTTGATATCCCAGTCTCGGTCAGTAGGTTTTATGGTTTTCTTATGGcctagttttattatttagattagtgtatttaatttgttctactcttatctttgattacctataaaaaaaaaaaaaacacttgttCTACTCTGAAAACAAAGGTCACATAACTTTGGTGGAAAGGCCTCATTGGCATGGCACTATAAGCTTGGATATGAACCGTATTTCATGCTAAACCATTGAATGCCTAATCGGTAATATGgctaaaaaaagagagagaaaaacaaacagaaaagaaaaggatgatGCAGTAAacagattttataattttgaattaaaaccGCCTCTTATTTCAGGACCATTGCTGGTGAATTCCTCTTTATATGCTGCTGTTTTGtggatctttttatttattaattttgattcaGTCACTGTTTTGCTTCGAGAAGTTTAGTAACTTGAAAAATTTCAGGGCTGTGTTTTCCTCtttaaaatctgataaaaatgAAGACTCAATTTTTTGGTGGCCAAAGATCTTGTGATTGTCGATTGTTATTTACTGTGGTGAAACTAGTCAGGCTTTTACTTTGTGAGGGTGTGATAAGATGTTTATGAGGGTATGGGAAGATGTTTATGAGGGTATGAGAAGATGTAATACACATTTTCGTCCGTGTCACAATGGCAGATACTTGGCTGAATTACTGGCAGAGAAGCAAAAGTTGGGACCATTTTTGCAAGTTCTTCCCTTGTGTAGCAGACTTCTAAATCAAGGTCAGCGAATCTGCACTCTATCATTGCCACAATGTATGCTCCAATCATCGGTTGTTTGTTTACATCATCACATATTTTGTCTTCTTTAAATTCCAATGCCaagaaatctttatttttatttttatttattttttatgtgggggaacctctccaaggcaaggcccttcggacccacccctgcagagtaaaccccggtcccgtgcaccgcacccctcggaagtttccctacatgaaactggttaaatcgctggcttttcactAGGAGGTGTGGctccaaaggattgtttgcaaccatgaggtgttgaaccttggaccttgaagggagtgatatcccaagaccaaggccttcaccacttagGGCTGCAAACAAACCGAGTTGAAGCAAATTCAAACGAGGGTTCTCGACCTTAGCCTATATATGAGCTTGAACTCGGCTCGAGCTCGAGAAAAATTGAAGACCTCTGATCACGAGCTCGAGTTAagtcttttaattaattttaactaaCACAAAACTAAAGAATGAgtgaaattaagtaattaaacttAACAAAATTTGCCACTAACACAAAACTACAGAATGAAATTTTGCTGCATTTAAGCAAACATCTGTTAgagaaatagataaattgatcaAGTTAGACTCTTACTCAAGCAGGAGGTAATGTAACAAAATTTGCTTCCAAAATTGAACCTATGACTTGgacaagagaataaaaaaaattaagattttggaTTATTTAGAAGAATATAAACACCAGAGGAGCAGAGAGTCAAAGACTTACGGAGTGAGGGTTTGGAGTGTTTGTAACTTTTGAATAGAAGCTTGGAGCTTGGACAGGAAtgcacatgaagaagaagaagaagatcgaaGCAGAAACTGGAAGTGAAGGGTGTCGTCCTGTGTTTGGGAAGGAAGAGAGAAATTGTGATTAGTAAGTCTGGAGCAAAACTAGAAATTGGAAAAGTCAAAAGCCTCATGGCGGGAAGTTGGGAACTGATGTAAATGGTGTTAAAGTGATGTCATACGTGTTGGGAAGTGAAGCCTTGAGAAAAAGTTGCAAGGCTAATAGTGGGAACTAAGAGCACTAATATTAGACTTACATCAAGAATCCcttgtataaataattattgatcgtgattttgaaaattacataataaagtTACTAATTATGCTAAATATggtcaaataatcaaaatagaaTTGGATAAGAGAGTGTTGTAATCAAATTAGAGTAGCTTACTCTTTATATAACATTTGGCTCAAGAATTCTTTTGTGAACTTACTTCATTATTATACTCAACATTATTCTTTTGTAACCtagttatatataaagtaacaaagtatattatttatacaatgcacaataaaagaatatatgtaagaatatatatagacatattaaaattattgtaacaAGCCTAAAACGAGCCGAGTCGAGCTTATACAAGTTTTGTTCACGAGCTTCAACCGATTTGAGCCGAGATTATACGAGTTTGGCTCATTTAATATTCGAACCAATATTAGTGGTCGTGAACaactcatttatcaaatgaaCCGAGTTCAAACCGAATATTTACGAGCCGGGCTCAAACTATTAACGAGCGGCTCTGTTCATTTGCAGCCatatttttaatgtatgaagTGCTGAGATGGTCTTATAAAAGATATTGAAAGGTAAAGATGTGCTTGTGCAATACTGACATGTTTTCTGCTCACCACAAAATTAACTGCatattgtcttttcttttccttaaaagtatttattcaattttttttggaagcTGATTTGTCTTAGATTTTTTTGGCAATATATAAATCATACATTTAAAAGTTTTGGGTATTTCGCTCGGTGTACTCAACTTAATTTTGTCTTTCATCCCTCTGCAGAAATCAGACGGATTTCCAGCTTCAATCAAAGTTTTGTAGGTCATGAAAGACTTGAGCATGAGAACCCACTTAGGTCAATAGGTCAACCCCTTAATGGTAGAGCAATGGATTTAGAAGGATGGCCCACAATGCACGTGGAGGTAATTCTAGCTTATTGATATGGTGGGTTTTTATTGCTGGGATTTTTTACCTTTAATTGATGTTTAGTTCACGGCGTAAGCCTAACTTGTGTACTGAGGCACCTATTTCTTATGATATCATTTAGCCTAAGCCCATGCTTTCTGGTAAGAAATAGACTATCAGCGTTTTGTGCGTACAACTAGTATATATGCtgtgattgatttattttgtgttcttcTGTTAGTGACAACTGAATAAGACTCTCTTTTATGGGGGAGTCGACAGGCTGAGCTTTCATGAAACATGGTGGAAAGAGTTTGTGGTATACAATTGTGATTGGTGATCTAATCATGttaacttttttcttccttcaggAAAATGGACAAGTTCAAAGAATGGCCCCAGTTCAAAATTCTCCAATCAGTTGGCCTGGGTTGCAAGGAGTTCCAACCACTCCTATTGTGAAGAGAGTTATTAGACTTGATGTTCCTGTGGAGAAATATCCAAACGTAAGTTACCATGTCCCACAAATTGTGGTTGATTttaactcctttttttttctttccagtaCGTAGCAGTTTCTAAAATAAAGCTTGGCAGTATAATTTTGTTGGTCGAATTCTGGGACCACGTGGGAACTCACTGAAAAGAGTTGAAGCCATGACAGAATGTAGGGTGTACATAAGAGGAAGGGGCTCTGTTAAGGATTCTTTAAAGGTATCATGaaatgttcttttttcttcccttttctccTACTACATAGTTTGATAAAAGATATATCAAAAAACTTACTTTGGTATAGAAGTTTACTTGTCAAGTATATAGAACTGTAATATAGAACTTTGTCTGTCTAGACTTGCTCCTTGCTTCCCAACAGATTTCATGTTGCTATATATTCACTATTGTTCTCTGTTGAAATGATTGGAGGGGGGTCATCCTTGTGATCCATTCTGCTCCTTCTGGGCCAACCAAATCCCTTTGTAGATTACCAGTTTTAGTTCAAATTTCCTCTGCTTCCTATTTTCTAAACAAGGACTTCTTAATTTGTAGGTGATGCACCAATGGTCCTTCACGTTTATCTAGCAATGATGTGTGTCTCCCTCCGCACTATGTCAAAACATCCGAAATTTATCCTTTGGATTCATTCtcgtatttaattttttgttttttttttccgggGTGGTGGCTTGGGGTGGtggggagagggagggggaaggggaagggagTAAGACCTGGATTCATACAAGTTAAAAACGAATTATGCTTATGGTTTAACTCCAATTTTactttcaacttaaaaaatcgACTTCAATGAAGCATCAAATGAATTTTAGAACAGTAACCCATGTTCGTGGGCGTGAACTTTATTTGACAAAGATTGTCAGCCAAACTCAAAAACCAAGTGATAAATACGGTATGAACCAGCATCATCAACCAGTTAGTGCTCCTTAAATGCTTTGCATCTTTCAGTTGCATCAGACCCATACTAGGGAAGGGGGAAATAAGGCTTGGGAAGTGAGTACCTGCAGTTGTGTAGTTCATAGGTCTGATGGACCTCCAATggatcaaaaagaaaagataaagaacTTATTCGAGTATAGCTATCTGTAATATCAGGTGGTCTCAAGTGTTAAAGAATCTTTTGTACATTTTAACATTCGGagcttaatttttaatttccaatCTAAGAAAGCCTTAGTTAGACACTACTTGTATTTGCTTtcttaagattttatttttggctAGCTCATTTAATGGGAAAAAATGCACGTACATTTGAAAGATGTTACCTCCAGGTGTGActattgattaaaaaatggtCATAAACTTCCCTTGCCATTGTTATGGTTGAGTGTCAATCCTCGAATGACATGATAAGACAATATCTGGCTTGCTATGGGAAAAAGGGAAGAGGAGGAAGTGTTCGGTAGGCGAGGAACATTCTATGTTGTGAGTATTTCAGAATtgacaatacttttttttattggtaccgGGTGTCCGGGAACATCATCTTGACTAATCCCGGGGATGAACAGGCCTTTGGCAAGGAGTGTCCTGCACGTGCATCTCTAGTAATTTAAGGGAAAAATCCCCCAGTCCAATGGcctctagagattgtttgcacctaaggggatttgaaccttagacctggggggagcatacccccaagcctaaggcctttaccacttgagccaactcctAGAGGTTAGAATTGACGatgctataaaataaaagtatttcaAAATGGACAAAGCTGCTTTTCCATTGAAGTGGTAATGAACGAAGTGAAATGCACATCTAAAAAGGACATGGGGATACTTTTAGGGTAGGGGAATCATAATGCTGCTCTCTTTTATATGACTATGAGTGATTAAATATTTGGCGATCCTCTGTTCTATTTTGAGATGTTATGTTTGTATTGACTGTTTCATTAAGTTATACTGTCTCGATTAGAGTGAGTTGAATTCATGATATAATGCATTGTTATTTTTACTTGCCATGACACTTTTTTGAATGACTGTGGAGTTGATTTTAGTTAATAATTTGTGGCACCACAAATGAGGAAGTTAATATTGTGAAAAGAAACCAGTTTTGTTCTTGATTGTCATGGTTCCAGATAATGCCTTGTATCTTTTGTAATGCACATTGGGTTTATGTGTTTAATACTCTCTCATTCTCATGATGGACCTCTGTTTTTCTTTAGGAAGAGAAACTGAAGGACAAACCGGGGTACGAGCACCTTAATGAGCCACTGCATGTGTTGGTGGAGGCTGAGTTTCCAGAGGATAGTATAAATGCCCGCTTGGATTATGCAGTGACAATATTAGAGAAACTTTTGAAGCCTGTGGTATGACCAGAAACACACTTGTTTACATCGGAACTAGCTGAATTTCTTTGCACTTGgctaaatctctctctctctctctctctctaggatgAGTCCTTGGATCATTACAAGAAGCAACAATTAAGGGAGCTGGCTATGTTGAATGGCACTCTAAGAGAAGAAAGCCCTAGCATGAGCCCTAGCATGAGCCCAAGCATGTCACCTTTTAACAGTACTGGAATGAAAAGAGCAAAGACAGGAAGATAaccataaaatatattgatgatgtgACCTTGTTTAGTTAGTTTGGTGAATGCATGCGATTGGTATTGGCCTGATGGCAGAACCTTGGGATGGGAAGCTGACCGGCTACTTGAACTCCTGAGGTAATTTTTGGGGTCGGTGATTGTTCGGCATCACAAATGGATGACTGCTTCAatgatttctcaaattttgCTTCATGTCTGCCATGATTTATATTCTTTCATGTATCACTAATTTTGAACACCGgggacaatatttttattatttaacttgTAGTcgccccccctccccccccaaaaaaaaaaaacagtttaccTGTATCCTGCTTGTTTCTGAGTCCTATATCTCCTCAAGTGTACTTGCAGATGATTCTTTTACATCTACATTTATCTTTACATTACATGCGCATTCTGATGTATGCAAGCTCAATATGAATTCCGAAAGTGTTCATTAACCTGCTGAAATCAGGTCTTCATGGCCTCTTTTTGAATCGGATGGTTTTGGTTGCATGACAAGAACTTGTTCCCCAGTACAAACGTTTTACTTGTCCATGTCTATACCGACTGACACGCGCTCACACCCTTTCCAGTAAGATTGCGACATCTGTAGAGTTAGCAGTGACTTAGATGAAATTGAGTATCTCAACGGGGCAaatttctgataaaaaaaagtctcaaaagttttttttttttttgtcaaaattaatGTGCCGCCTGAATTATGCAATCCCTGCCTCAAGCTTAAAGAGTTATTTATGTTTCACATATGATGATCCACTTACCGAGTACCAACCAGGTTTGCTACACATTAAAACATCGATACGAGTGTCTCTACTCTCTAGGAACCGTTCTCCCGAGCGCGGGGGGAGATGGCAATCCTTTCTGACATGTACATTACCTTtcaacatctttttctttttccctgcTCGGGTTAACCTTTCAACCAAGTTAAATAGCAAGTACAAGTAACGCCCGTTTTGTGAAGCTTCAATCAGGCATATAAATCATAAACCGAAAGAAACAACGTAAACaagattacaaataaataagaaaaatgttaaatgtacttcaaaaaaatttacttctttacatatcaattattgatacgttgaaaatcataaaatttgaaattcaaaatttcaaaagaaaactaacaaaatgagtattttaagtaaaact carries:
- the LOC108983725 gene encoding KH domain-containing protein At1g09660/At1g09670-like is translated as MGDRIPPGSYFQYPPGLPASPIRSSTLPSDRERYLAELLAEKQKLGPFLQVLPLCSRLLNQEIRRISSFNQSFVGHERLEHENPLRSIGQPLNGRAMDLEGWPTMHVEENGQVQRMAPVQNSPISWPGLQGVPTTPIVKRVIRLDVPVEKYPNYNFVGRILGPRGNSLKRVEAMTECRVYIRGRGSVKDSLKEEKLKDKPGYEHLNEPLHVLVEAEFPEDSINARLDYAVTILEKLLKPVDESLDHYKKQQLRELAMLNGTLREESPSMSPSMSPSMSPFNSTGMKRAKTGR